In Cryptomeria japonica chromosome 5, Sugi_1.0, whole genome shotgun sequence, the genomic window GAACACCTATTGTCTGAAAGTAAGCCAGGCTAGGCATTTTAAGCTTTAAGGTTACATCAATGATGTAAGGACTAGCAAGTTGAAATTAAAGGGCTTCTTTCATCAATATAATGAAAggaaagataaattagaaatgttGACCCTGAGGAGGCCCTCTAAAGGAGAAAGAAATGGGAATATCTAAATAATATAGAGAGGGAAAGGAAGGAGGAGGACCCTAATTTCTTATGATTTTGTACAAACATCCATAATGACTTTTCTATAATTTCATACAAAGTCAGAAGTTTTGATAAGATGATAgtagatgaattttcttgaaaCAAGCTAATGAGCCAAATAGGGCACAAGAAGAAAGGCCTATTGACATCCCACCATTTTCCCTAATTCAAAAGGAAAGGAAATTTTGGAAGAGGGACCTCCACAAGGTTCTCCTCAACAGGATCCTCAAAAGGGTGCAAAGCCTACTATAGAGgtgaagagaagaattgagaaggGGAAGGCAAAGATATCAGATTTTGCAAATGTAATTGAAGGAGAAATGGACTCAAGTGTGCCACCACCCTCTCCTCCtcatgaagcattcaaagatgatgAGGTAGCTGAAGTTTTGTTGGATTTAGATAGGGAAATTATCCCTAGTGTTATCCCTGAGAATGAGGTTACTGATAAGAATGATA contains:
- the LOC131875994 gene encoding uncharacterized protein LOC131875994, whose product is MAATHSCKEVVFFRRLSTNVGFDAGQVEVQSDSQSVICLVKNPTYHAKSKHIDVQFHFVHDMVEDGKVILNKVDTQENVVDASTKPVALTSSGKEILEEGPPQGSPQQDPQKGAKPTIEVKRRIEKGKAKISDFANVIEGEMDSSVPPPSPPHEAFKDDEVAEVLLDLDREIIPSVIPENEVTDKNDSL